Within Desulfolithobacter dissulfuricans, the genomic segment AACGGGAAAACCTTGTGCCCGAGCACCGGCTCACGCATGGTGACCTTGCCATCTTCCAGAAAAAAATAAAAATGTCCCTGGAGTTGACCCAGCCCCTTTTCTGTTGGCCCTATCTGACACTTGTACCGACCCGACAGAAGGCCGCTGACCTGGCGGCCAAGGAGCTGCTGGAATTGCGCTAGCCCGGCGACCTGCAGCCTGGCAAGCTTGCCGATACAGGCCAGCCTGCCGCTGCGGCCCAGGATGACCTCGCCCGTCATGGTACCCCCGAGGAGCTCGAGCCGGTAGAAAAAGACCGGTCGCTGGCGTCGCAAGGAGGCGACATAATCTGGCCGAACCTGTGCCCTTTCAACCCTGAGCCACTCTATCTTATCGTTTTCCCAATCTTTTACCCTGATATCCTGAACAACAGCCCTGTCGGGTAATTGCAGACGCACTGAGCCCACCTCCCAGGAGAGAGCCGGATAGGCCTCCTGCAGACGGTACTCGAGCCAGGTACGGGCGCTCTCGGCAGGAAAGAGCCACCAGAGCAGCAGCACAAGGACAACCACCCCATAGAGAAGATATCCGGCCATGGCAAGAATCCGGCGAACAAACCGCATCCCGGTCATCCTCCTGTCCCGGCAGCTCGCTCGACTGTGACCACCTGCATGATCACGTCCAGCATGCCCTGCTCTTTTTTGTTTTCCTGGATGGTGATCCGCTTGATGGCGACGATATTTTCCGGCGCCTCCACCATTTTGAGCAGGTCCACCAGCTGC encodes:
- the gspN gene encoding type II secretion system protein GspN, producing MRFVRRILAMAGYLLYGVVVLVLLLWWLFPAESARTWLEYRLQEAYPALSWEVGSVRLQLPDRAVVQDIRVKDWENDKIEWLRVERAQVRPDYVASLRRQRPVFFYRLELLGGTMTGEVILGRSGRLACIGKLARLQVAGLAQFQQLLGRQVSGLLSGRYKCQIGPTEKGLGQLQGHFYFFLEDGKVTMREPVLGHKVFPFQKIELTLEQRGRELVVKDGQVRSRLLKAIFSGTVQLQPQLTASSLKLHGMITPLPELLGGIRDDAATASIRERLQQGKLPFGVKGTLLEPGIRFPASPFPPKTLEGQR